In the genome of Noviherbaspirillum sp. L7-7A, one region contains:
- the frc gene encoding formyl-CoA transferase, giving the protein MDKPLQGLKIIDFTHVQAGPACTQMLAWFGADVIKVERPGAGDVTRSQLRDIPDADALYFTMLNSNKRSLTLDTKKQEGKDVLEKLIKESDVMVENFGPGALDRMGFTWERIQELNPKMILASVKGFSEGHHYEDLKVYENVAQCAGGAASTTGWWKGENSEPTISSAALGDSNTGMHLAIGILTAYIGRQKTGRGQKVAVSMQDAVLNLCRVKMRDQQRLERVGYLEEYPQYPHEMEAFADKVTPRGGNAGGGGQPGWILKCKGWETDPNAYIYFTVQGHAWEPICDALGKPEWKTDPAYTTPKARQPHINEIFATIEDFIKDKTKFEAVNVFRKFDIPCAPVLSMKELLVDESLRKSGSIVEVEHPVRGSYFTIGSPIKFSDLKPEVTASPLLGQHTDEVLEELGYSAQQIAAMHEAKAV; this is encoded by the coding sequence ATGGACAAACCGCTGCAAGGACTCAAGATCATCGACTTCACCCACGTCCAGGCCGGCCCGGCCTGCACCCAGATGCTGGCCTGGTTTGGCGCGGACGTGATCAAGGTCGAGCGCCCCGGCGCCGGCGACGTTACCCGCAGCCAGCTGCGCGACATTCCCGATGCCGACGCGCTGTACTTCACGATGCTCAACTCCAACAAGCGCTCGCTGACGCTGGACACGAAGAAGCAAGAAGGCAAGGACGTGCTGGAGAAGCTGATCAAGGAGTCCGACGTGATGGTGGAGAACTTCGGTCCCGGCGCGCTGGACCGCATGGGCTTTACCTGGGAGCGCATCCAGGAACTGAACCCGAAGATGATCCTGGCTTCGGTCAAGGGCTTCTCCGAAGGCCATCACTATGAAGACCTGAAGGTCTACGAGAACGTGGCGCAGTGCGCCGGCGGCGCAGCCTCGACCACCGGCTGGTGGAAGGGCGAGAATTCCGAGCCGACGATTTCGTCGGCGGCGCTGGGCGACTCCAACACCGGCATGCACCTGGCCATCGGCATCCTGACGGCCTACATCGGCCGCCAGAAGACGGGCCGTGGCCAGAAAGTGGCGGTATCGATGCAGGACGCGGTGCTGAACCTGTGCCGGGTCAAGATGCGCGACCAGCAGCGGCTGGAGCGGGTGGGCTACCTGGAAGAGTATCCACAGTATCCGCACGAGATGGAAGCCTTTGCCGACAAGGTCACGCCGCGCGGCGGCAATGCCGGCGGCGGCGGCCAGCCGGGCTGGATCCTGAAGTGCAAGGGCTGGGAGACCGACCCGAACGCGTACATCTACTTCACGGTGCAGGGCCATGCCTGGGAGCCGATCTGCGACGCGCTGGGCAAGCCGGAATGGAAGACCGACCCGGCCTATACGACGCCGAAGGCTCGCCAGCCGCACATCAACGAGATCTTTGCCACGATCGAGGACTTCATCAAGGACAAGACCAAGTTCGAGGCGGTGAACGTGTTCCGCAAGTTCGACATTCCGTGCGCGCCGGTGCTGTCGATGAAGGAACTGCTGGTGGACGAGTCGCTGCGCAAGTCGGGCTCGATCGTGGAAGTGGAGCATCCGGTGCGCGGCTCGTACTTCACCATTGGCAGCCCGATCAAGTTCTCGGACCTGAAGCCGGAAGTGACGGCGTCACCGCTGCTGGGCCAGCACACCGACGAAGTGCTGGAAGAGCTGGGCTACAGCGCGCAGCAGATCGCTGCGATGCATGAGGCCAAGGCGGTGTAA
- a CDS encoding winged helix-turn-helix transcriptional regulator — translation MSGAAWRRLILRDAHTGLTRLDQFSKSLGIAPTIPTRRLSMLTEEGVLEKWRSSAHPPFEECLLTAAGQAFLPVLFMIGA, via the coding sequence CTGTCGGGTGCGGCCTGGCGCCGCCTGATCCTGCGCGATGCCCATACGGGCCTCACGCGCTTAGACCAGTTCAGCAAGAGCCTGGGCATTGCACCGACCATCCCGACCCGGCGTCTGTCCATGCTGACGGAGGAGGGAGTGCTGGAAAAATGGCGGTCCTCGGCACATCCGCCGTTTGAGGAATGCCTGTTGACCGCTGCCGGGCAGGCCTTTTTGCCGGTGCTTTTCATGATCGGCGCCTAG
- a CDS encoding prolyl oligopeptidase family serine peptidase: protein MTAIRLTSRWLLPALLAMGLAGCGGGDNASGTVTSASAISAQPVRLAATSAKSSIAKLQRYQIDPAKVFVAGISSGGFAAVQMHVAHSATFKGAAIYAGGVYWCAGTGGAATALANCGGQTLPTNEAAYNSTLAASVAYLDLQSSLGTIDPSSNLMGQPVYLWSGTQDTVVNPLEMADLDAQYTRYGARVQFDNQFPAAHGWESPDGELACGTLGSPFMVNCQINGMAYDSVKTWLTMFIGTLNARNNGKLSGTLYTFDQTEFGASPRVSMSPTGSVFVPRACEQGKPCGLVLALHGCKQEAARIGNRWVTQAGINEWADTNRLVVVYPDTVASSAPDPTNPNACFDWWGYSNQVDPNYALKSGLQMSVLYSMVQRVTGRP, encoded by the coding sequence ATGACAGCGATCAGATTGACCTCACGGTGGTTGTTGCCAGCGTTGCTGGCGATGGGTCTTGCCGGGTGCGGGGGCGGGGACAATGCTTCCGGCACGGTGACAAGTGCCTCGGCGATATCTGCGCAGCCAGTGAGGTTGGCCGCCACCTCGGCCAAGTCCTCTATCGCCAAACTCCAGCGCTATCAGATCGATCCGGCGAAGGTTTTTGTCGCGGGTATTTCATCCGGCGGCTTCGCCGCGGTGCAGATGCATGTGGCCCACTCGGCGACCTTCAAGGGGGCGGCGATCTATGCTGGCGGCGTGTACTGGTGCGCCGGCACCGGCGGTGCCGCAACAGCCCTGGCCAATTGCGGCGGGCAGACGCTACCGACGAATGAGGCGGCTTACAACAGCACGCTCGCGGCGTCTGTCGCCTACCTTGACCTGCAGTCGTCCCTCGGGACAATCGACCCGTCTTCCAACTTGATGGGACAGCCTGTCTATCTCTGGTCCGGCACGCAGGACACAGTCGTCAATCCGCTTGAAATGGCCGACCTCGACGCGCAATACACGCGATACGGCGCCAGGGTCCAATTCGACAATCAATTCCCGGCCGCGCACGGCTGGGAATCGCCTGACGGCGAACTCGCCTGCGGCACGCTTGGAAGCCCTTTCATGGTCAATTGCCAGATCAATGGCATGGCCTATGACTCCGTGAAAACCTGGCTGACGATGTTTATCGGGACGCTGAATGCCCGTAACAACGGCAAGCTGTCGGGAACGCTGTATACATTTGATCAAACCGAATTTGGCGCGTCGCCCAGGGTGTCGATGAGCCCTACCGGCAGCGTGTTCGTGCCGAGGGCGTGCGAGCAGGGAAAGCCGTGCGGGCTGGTGCTCGCGCTGCATGGCTGCAAGCAGGAGGCGGCGCGCATCGGAAACCGCTGGGTCACCCAGGCCGGCATTAATGAATGGGCGGATACGAACAGGCTGGTAGTGGTGTATCCGGACACCGTCGCCTCCTCTGCACCGGATCCGACCAATCCGAATGCATGCTTCGACTGGTGGGGATATTCCAACCAGGTCGATCCGAACTATGCGCTCAAGAGCGGCTTGCAGATGTCAGTGCTTTATTCGATGGTGCAGCGGGTAACCGGCCGGCCATGA
- a CDS encoding efflux transporter outer membrane subunit: protein MLGALLLSACAAPAFDQPGVAMPDAFREPQALAAAPEQVRSAADGTTWKTAQPAESQPRGEWWRAFNDARLDSLIAQATAMNQNLSVAAARVRQARAIAGITESARIPQVGAGVGAQRARLSPPEARQPEGTAVAPVTSYRASLSASYEVDLFGRVSSNVAAARSDASAAEATYRSVLLSLQADVAQTYFRLRGLDAELATLARTVGLREENVRINSRRFEQGDIGEFDLARARTELATVRADAIGLQRQRANAEHALAVLLGLPASSVSQPDDPLDTAALPLVPAGLPSALLERRPDIAIAQRTMEAANARIGVARSAMFPALTIGADAGGVAGTIADVFKWSSRSWLLGATLSMPLIDGGRNRNNIARSEAALEEAVGSYRQAVLTAFAEVEDNLAGLRILAQQGDEIDQALASARRSAGLAQKLYDAGRSSYLDLLDAQRNLAAVERSAVQLRSDRAVTTVALIRALGGGWEAQPAAGIASANLAAR, encoded by the coding sequence ATGCTGGGCGCATTGCTGCTCAGTGCCTGCGCCGCTCCCGCATTCGACCAACCCGGCGTGGCCATGCCAGATGCTTTCAGGGAGCCGCAGGCGCTGGCTGCCGCGCCGGAGCAGGTGCGCAGCGCTGCCGATGGCACCACCTGGAAGACGGCGCAGCCGGCCGAGAGCCAGCCGCGTGGGGAATGGTGGCGGGCATTCAACGATGCCCGGCTCGACAGCCTGATCGCGCAGGCAACGGCGATGAACCAGAACCTGTCGGTGGCAGCGGCGCGGGTGAGGCAGGCGCGCGCCATTGCAGGCATCACGGAAAGCGCCCGCATTCCTCAGGTCGGCGCTGGCGTGGGCGCTCAGCGCGCCCGCCTGTCGCCGCCTGAAGCCCGCCAGCCCGAAGGCACGGCGGTGGCGCCTGTCACCAGCTACCGGGCCAGCCTGAGCGCCAGCTATGAGGTCGACTTGTTCGGCCGCGTGTCCAGCAATGTGGCGGCGGCGCGCAGCGATGCCAGCGCGGCGGAGGCAACCTACCGCTCGGTGCTGCTGTCCCTGCAGGCCGACGTGGCGCAGACCTATTTCCGGTTGCGCGGGCTCGACGCCGAACTGGCCACCCTGGCGCGTACCGTGGGGCTGCGCGAGGAAAATGTGCGCATCAACAGCCGCCGGTTCGAGCAGGGCGATATCGGCGAGTTCGACCTGGCACGCGCCCGCACCGAGCTTGCAACGGTGCGCGCCGATGCGATCGGCCTGCAGCGCCAGCGCGCCAATGCCGAGCATGCACTGGCAGTGCTGCTCGGGCTGCCGGCATCGAGCGTGAGCCAGCCGGACGATCCGCTCGACACCGCGGCCCTGCCGCTGGTCCCGGCTGGCCTGCCGTCCGCGCTGCTGGAGCGCCGGCCCGATATCGCCATTGCCCAGCGCACGATGGAAGCGGCCAATGCGCGCATCGGCGTGGCGCGCTCGGCCATGTTTCCGGCGTTGACTATAGGCGCCGATGCCGGCGGCGTGGCTGGCACCATTGCCGACGTATTCAAATGGAGCAGCCGCTCCTGGCTGCTGGGTGCGACGCTGTCGATGCCGCTGATCGACGGTGGCCGCAACCGCAACAACATCGCGCGCAGCGAGGCCGCGCTGGAAGAGGCGGTCGGCAGTTACCGCCAGGCGGTGCTGACGGCCTTTGCCGAGGTCGAGGACAACCTGGCCGGACTGCGCATCCTGGCGCAGCAGGGCGATGAAATCGACCAGGCGCTGGCCTCGGCGCGCCGTTCGGCCGGTCTGGCCCAGAAGCTGTACGACGCCGGCCGTTCGAGCTATCTGGACTTGCTCGACGCCCAGCGCAACCTGGCGGCCGTGGAACGCAGCGCCGTGCAGTTGCGCAGCGACCGCGCGGTGACCACGGTGGCCCTGATCCGGGCATTGGGCGGCGGCTGGGAGGCGCAGCCGGCCGCCGGCATCGCCAGCGCGAACCTGGCAGCACGCTGA
- a CDS encoding efflux RND transporter permease subunit, giving the protein MNFSRFFVDKPIFAAVLSVIVFVGGLIAIFKLPISEYPDVVPPSVVVRAQYPGANPKVIAETVAAPLEEQINGVENMLYMSSQNTSDGSLQLTVTFAIGTNVEQAETAVQNRVQRALPRLPEEVRQIGVTTVKSSPNLTMVVHLNSPDGRYDDLYLRNYAVLNVKDQLARLHGMGEVQLFGSGDYAMRIWLDPQKVAARNLTAGDVVDAIREQNVQVAAGVIGQGPSKGAEFQLTVNTQGRLQTVEQFGGIVVKTNADGATTLLKDVARLEMGSNSYALRSLLNNRSAVAIPIFEAPNANALQLSTDVRATMERLAKDFPEGVEYSIVYDPTQFVRESINSVIHTLLEAVLLVALVVIVFLQTWRASVIPLLAVPVSIVGTFAVMLGFGFSINTLSLFGLVLAIGIVVDDAIVVVENVERNIDSGLSPRDATIQAMKEVSGPIIAIALVLCAVFVPIAFVSGLTGQFYRQFALTIAISTVISAFVSLTLAPALSAVLLRSHAAPKDALTRGMDRLFGRFFAGFNRFFGRSAHRYEGGVKGVLRHKGASLVVYALLGVAGLFMFKAVPPGFVPQQDKQYLIGFAQLPDAASLDRSDAVIRKMSDIAKDIPGVENSISFPGLSINGFTNAPNAGIVFIGLKPFEQRRDKSLMAEAIAAEVNKRMGVVQDAFVMVLPPPPVNGLGTTGGFKLMIEDRGNVGYDALYKAVQAVQMKAWQNPKLAGVFSGYQINVPQLFADVDRVKAKQLGVPLQVIYQTLQINLGSLYVNDFNQFGRTYQVRVQADAQFRSQPAQMTQLKVRNNKGEMLPLSSLMQVRDTYGPDRVQRYNNYVSADLNGGPAPGVSSGQAQAEMEKILKETLPKGIAYEWTDLTYQDILAGNTMVIVFPLCVLLVFLVLAAQYESWTLPLAVILIVPMSILCALIGVKLTGGDNNIFTQIALFVLVGLASKNAILIVEFARELEDHGRSVVEAALEACRLRLRPILMTSIAFIMGVLPLVFSSGAGAEMRHAMGVAVFAGMLGVTFFGLFLTPVFYVLLRTVALRMARPVAGAGPVAPHHAELEGTVK; this is encoded by the coding sequence ATGAACTTCTCACGCTTTTTTGTCGACAAGCCGATCTTCGCGGCGGTGCTTTCGGTCATCGTGTTCGTTGGGGGCCTGATCGCCATCTTCAAGCTGCCGATTTCCGAATACCCGGACGTGGTGCCGCCCTCGGTGGTGGTGCGCGCCCAATACCCCGGCGCCAATCCGAAGGTTATTGCCGAGACGGTCGCCGCGCCGCTCGAGGAGCAGATCAACGGGGTGGAGAACATGCTCTACATGTCCTCGCAGAACACTTCCGACGGTTCGCTGCAGCTGACCGTGACCTTCGCCATCGGCACCAATGTCGAGCAGGCCGAGACCGCGGTGCAGAACCGCGTCCAGCGCGCGCTGCCGCGCCTGCCGGAAGAAGTGCGCCAGATCGGCGTGACCACCGTGAAGAGTTCGCCCAACCTGACCATGGTGGTGCACCTGAACTCGCCCGATGGCCGCTATGACGACCTCTATCTGCGCAACTATGCGGTGCTCAATGTGAAGGACCAGCTGGCGCGCCTTCATGGCATGGGCGAGGTGCAGCTGTTCGGCTCGGGCGACTACGCCATGCGCATCTGGCTGGACCCGCAGAAGGTGGCGGCGCGCAACCTCACCGCCGGTGACGTGGTCGATGCCATCCGCGAGCAGAACGTGCAGGTTGCGGCCGGCGTGATCGGCCAGGGCCCGAGCAAGGGCGCCGAGTTCCAGCTAACCGTCAATACCCAGGGCCGGTTACAGACCGTGGAGCAGTTCGGCGGCATCGTCGTCAAGACCAATGCGGACGGCGCCACCACGTTACTGAAGGATGTGGCGCGCCTGGAAATGGGCTCCAACTCCTATGCGCTGCGCTCGCTGCTGAACAACCGCTCGGCGGTGGCCATCCCGATCTTCGAGGCGCCCAACGCCAACGCGCTGCAGCTCTCGACCGACGTGCGGGCAACGATGGAACGGCTGGCCAAAGACTTCCCGGAGGGCGTCGAATACAGCATCGTGTACGACCCCACCCAGTTCGTGCGCGAGTCGATCAACTCCGTGATCCACACCCTGCTGGAAGCGGTGCTGCTGGTTGCGCTGGTGGTGATCGTGTTCCTGCAGACCTGGCGCGCCTCCGTGATCCCGCTGCTGGCGGTGCCGGTCTCCATCGTCGGCACCTTTGCCGTGATGCTGGGCTTTGGATTCTCGATCAACACGCTGTCGCTGTTTGGCCTGGTGCTGGCGATCGGCATCGTGGTCGATGATGCCATCGTGGTGGTGGAGAACGTCGAACGCAATATCGACAGCGGTCTGTCGCCGCGCGACGCCACCATCCAGGCGATGAAGGAAGTCTCGGGCCCGATTATTGCCATTGCCCTGGTGCTGTGCGCCGTGTTCGTGCCGATCGCCTTCGTCTCCGGCCTGACCGGCCAGTTCTACCGCCAGTTCGCGCTGACCATTGCCATCTCGACCGTGATCTCGGCCTTTGTGTCGCTGACCCTGGCGCCGGCGTTGTCGGCCGTGCTGCTGCGCAGCCATGCCGCACCGAAGGATGCGCTGACGCGCGGCATGGACCGGCTGTTCGGTCGCTTCTTTGCCGGCTTCAACCGTTTCTTCGGTCGTTCGGCGCACCGCTATGAGGGCGGGGTGAAGGGCGTGCTGCGCCACAAGGGTGCCTCGCTGGTGGTGTATGCACTGCTGGGCGTGGCTGGCCTGTTCATGTTCAAGGCGGTGCCGCCAGGCTTCGTGCCGCAGCAGGATAAGCAATACCTGATCGGCTTTGCCCAGCTGCCGGATGCGGCTTCGCTGGACCGCAGCGATGCCGTGATCCGCAAGATGTCCGATATTGCCAAGGACATACCGGGCGTGGAGAATTCGATCTCCTTCCCGGGCCTGTCGATCAACGGCTTTACCAATGCGCCCAATGCCGGCATCGTGTTCATTGGCCTGAAGCCTTTCGAACAGCGCCGTGACAAGTCGCTGATGGCCGAAGCCATCGCCGCCGAGGTCAACAAGCGCATGGGCGTGGTGCAGGATGCCTTCGTGATGGTGCTGCCGCCGCCCCCGGTGAATGGCCTTGGCACCACCGGCGGCTTCAAGCTGATGATCGAGGACCGCGGCAACGTCGGCTACGACGCGCTGTACAAGGCGGTGCAGGCAGTGCAGATGAAGGCCTGGCAGAACCCCAAGCTGGCCGGCGTGTTTTCCGGCTACCAGATCAATGTGCCGCAACTGTTCGCCGATGTGGACCGTGTGAAAGCCAAGCAGCTGGGCGTGCCGCTGCAGGTGATCTACCAGACCCTGCAGATCAACCTGGGCTCGCTGTATGTGAACGACTTCAACCAGTTCGGCCGGACCTATCAGGTGCGGGTGCAGGCCGATGCCCAGTTCCGCTCCCAACCGGCGCAGATGACGCAGCTGAAGGTGCGCAACAACAAGGGCGAGATGCTGCCGCTGTCCTCGCTGATGCAGGTGAGGGACACCTATGGCCCGGACCGCGTGCAGCGCTACAACAACTATGTGTCGGCTGACCTGAATGGCGGCCCGGCCCCCGGCGTGTCCTCGGGACAGGCGCAGGCTGAGATGGAGAAGATCTTGAAGGAGACGCTGCCCAAGGGCATCGCCTATGAATGGACTGACCTTACCTACCAGGACATCCTGGCCGGCAATACCATGGTGATCGTCTTCCCGCTGTGCGTGCTGCTGGTGTTCCTGGTGCTGGCCGCGCAGTACGAGAGCTGGACACTGCCGCTGGCGGTGATCCTGATCGTGCCGATGTCGATACTCTGCGCGCTGATCGGGGTCAAGCTGACCGGCGGCGACAACAACATCTTCACCCAGATCGCACTGTTCGTGCTGGTGGGGCTGGCGTCGAAGAATGCGATCCTGATCGTGGAGTTCGCCCGCGAGCTTGAGGACCATGGCCGCAGTGTGGTCGAGGCGGCGCTGGAAGCCTGCCGCCTGCGCCTGCGGCCGATCCTGATGACATCGATCGCTTTCATCATGGGTGTGCTGCCACTGGTGTTTTCCAGCGGAGCCGGCGCCGAGATGCGCCATGCAATGGGCGTGGCGGTGTTTGCCGGCATGCTGGGCGTGACCTTCTTCGGCCTGTTTTTGACGCCGGTGTTCTACGTCCTGCTACGCACCGTCGCATTGCGCATGGCCAGGCCCGTTGCCGGGGCCGGGCCGGTAGCGCCCCACCACGCCGAACTGGAAGGAACCGTCAAATGA
- a CDS encoding efflux RND transporter periplasmic adaptor subunit, protein MDISFTLKRRARPVVLALAAAALASTLISCSDATGKAAETQEAAAAPVSASAVLERQIAETQEFSGRLEATERVEIRPRVSGFITAVNFKPGSEVKKGDVLFVIDSRPYQAEADRAEAAARSARAKADLARLELARAERLLSDRAIAQREYDERASGQKELDANAHAAQAQYEAAKLNLAYTRIASPIDGRVSKAEITLGNLVDASAVLTSVVSLDRIYASFSGDEATYLRVGPQSHKGQPVAVKIGLANEEGFPHEGRLEFVDNQLDTQTGSVRMRATFENRDRALVPGLFARVQLGGGSATSNAILIDERAVGTDQNRKFVFVVDKDNKAEYRPVKLGPAIDGLRVVKEGLSAGDRIVVNGLQRVRPGAPLAPQIVPMDAGQRKDVAMAGDTGKAANTKE, encoded by the coding sequence ATGGACATTTCTTTCACCCTAAAGCGAAGAGCAAGGCCTGTCGTACTGGCGCTGGCCGCAGCCGCACTGGCGTCGACGCTTATCAGCTGCTCGGACGCCACCGGCAAGGCCGCCGAAACGCAGGAGGCAGCCGCCGCGCCGGTGTCGGCCAGCGCCGTGCTGGAACGGCAGATCGCCGAGACGCAGGAGTTTTCCGGCCGGCTGGAGGCCACCGAGCGGGTCGAGATCCGTCCGCGGGTGTCGGGCTTCATCACCGCGGTGAACTTTAAGCCGGGCAGCGAGGTGAAAAAGGGCGACGTGCTGTTCGTAATCGACTCGCGTCCTTACCAGGCTGAAGCTGACCGTGCCGAAGCGGCTGCGCGGTCCGCCCGTGCCAAGGCCGACCTGGCCCGCCTGGAACTGGCCCGCGCCGAGCGCCTGCTGAGCGACAGGGCCATCGCCCAGCGCGAATACGACGAGCGTGCTTCCGGCCAGAAGGAACTCGACGCCAATGCGCATGCCGCGCAGGCCCAGTACGAGGCAGCGAAGCTGAACCTGGCCTACACCCGGATTGCCTCGCCGATCGATGGCCGGGTGTCGAAAGCGGAAATCACCCTGGGCAACCTAGTCGATGCATCCGCCGTGCTGACCTCGGTGGTGTCGCTGGACCGCATCTACGCCAGCTTCAGCGGCGACGAAGCGACCTACCTGCGCGTCGGCCCACAAAGCCACAAGGGCCAGCCGGTCGCCGTAAAGATCGGCTTGGCCAATGAGGAGGGCTTTCCGCATGAGGGCAGGCTGGAGTTCGTCGACAACCAGCTCGATACGCAAACCGGATCGGTGCGCATGCGTGCCACCTTCGAGAACCGCGACCGCGCATTGGTGCCGGGCCTGTTCGCGCGCGTGCAGCTGGGCGGCGGCAGCGCGACCTCGAATGCCATCCTGATCGACGAGCGCGCCGTGGGCACCGACCAGAATCGCAAGTTCGTCTTCGTGGTCGACAAGGACAACAAGGCCGAGTACAGGCCCGTGAAGCTCGGGCCCGCCATCGATGGCCTGCGGGTAGTGAAGGAAGGCCTGAGTGCCGGCGACAGGATCGTCGTCAATGGCCTGCAGCGGGTGCGTCCGGGCGCGCCGCTGGCGCCGCAGATCGTGCCGATGGATGCCGGGCAACGGAAAGACGTTGCCATGGCCGGCGACACCGGCAAGGCCGCCAATACCAAGGAGTAA
- a CDS encoding alpha/beta hydrolase has protein sequence MNPVDVNDRQAALAGDGEHELESRELEVAGFEGSLAGRLYRAVVDGRRDLLIVFFHGGGFVDGDLDEADGFLRRLAVASGYPVVLSSTYTLAPNKPFPAAVEDAHAVLAWAGKNKSKLGWTGKRMLVAGIEAGGNIAAVAAMMSRDRGAPRLAGQILIMPMLDPGLSTCSMREMPSCPDKAKVVDECVAAYRGYLPHAADRSHPYASPLQSSRLKNLPPALILSTDDDPLRDEAEAYGAKLIAAGVRTTVRRLPPAQLEEPNARNECACTGHVLYEIANFIAGLEGPPASSGR, from the coding sequence ATGAACCCGGTTGACGTCAATGACAGGCAGGCCGCACTGGCTGGCGACGGCGAGCATGAACTCGAGTCGCGTGAGCTGGAAGTGGCCGGTTTCGAAGGTTCCCTCGCGGGCCGTCTGTACCGCGCGGTGGTCGATGGCAGGCGCGACCTGCTGATCGTGTTCTTTCACGGCGGCGGCTTCGTCGACGGGGACCTGGACGAGGCCGACGGCTTCCTCCGCCGGCTGGCCGTTGCCAGCGGCTATCCGGTAGTGCTGTCTTCCACCTATACCCTGGCGCCGAACAAGCCCTTCCCGGCGGCGGTCGAGGATGCCCATGCGGTGCTGGCCTGGGCGGGCAAAAACAAGTCCAAGCTCGGCTGGACCGGCAAGCGCATGCTGGTAGCCGGCATCGAGGCCGGCGGCAATATCGCCGCCGTGGCCGCGATGATGTCGCGCGACCGCGGCGCGCCACGGCTGGCTGGCCAGATCCTGATCATGCCGATGCTCGACCCTGGCCTGTCGACCTGCTCGATGCGTGAAATGCCTAGCTGCCCCGACAAGGCCAAGGTCGTCGATGAATGCGTCGCTGCCTACCGCGGCTACCTGCCGCATGCGGCTGACCGCAGCCATCCGTATGCCTCGCCGCTGCAGTCGAGCCGATTGAAGAACTTGCCGCCGGCGCTGATCCTGTCGACCGATGACGATCCGCTGCGTGACGAGGCCGAGGCCTATGGCGCGAAACTGATCGCCGCCGGCGTGCGGACCACGGTGCGGCGCCTGCCGCCAGCCCAGTTGGAGGAGCCCAACGCCCGCAATGAATGCGCCTGTACCGGCCACGTGCTGTACGAGATTGCCAATTTCATCGCTGGCCTGGAAGGCCCACCGGCATCGTCGGGCCGCTGA
- a CDS encoding LysR family transcriptional regulator yields MNNKFQAMEVFVQVVDTGSFTRAADILQLPKATVSTLVQALEASLSAKLLHRTTRLVTVTTDGAAYYERCVRILSDVRDADESLSRSRVSPSGRLRVDMATGLASEVLIPALPAFFERYPDIMMELGSTDRPVDLVEEGVDCAIRGGELGDVNLIARRVGVINFLTAASPAYLERYGVPQHPRDLERHRCVNYFSAKTGKTFDWDFRRGEERIDIAMRGVIALNDSHTYVQAGLAGLGVIQMTDYLLLQHVAAGRMVQLLPDWTSEPLPVHIVYPQNRHLSAKVRVFVEWVSDLFANHPQMRIRAADQPAPPVPGAVMNAAAAAVSSAGALL; encoded by the coding sequence ATGAACAACAAATTTCAGGCCATGGAGGTGTTCGTACAGGTGGTCGACACTGGCAGCTTCACGCGGGCGGCGGACATACTGCAGCTGCCCAAGGCCACTGTTTCCACGCTGGTACAGGCGTTGGAAGCCTCGCTCTCAGCCAAGCTGCTGCACCGCACTACCCGCCTTGTCACCGTCACCACCGATGGCGCTGCCTACTACGAGCGTTGCGTGCGCATCCTGTCCGACGTGCGCGATGCCGATGAATCGCTGTCGCGCTCGCGCGTGTCGCCGAGCGGGCGGCTGCGGGTGGACATGGCAACCGGCCTGGCGAGCGAAGTGCTGATTCCGGCCCTTCCGGCCTTCTTCGAGCGCTACCCCGACATCATGATGGAACTGGGCAGCACCGACCGCCCGGTCGACCTGGTCGAGGAAGGCGTGGACTGCGCCATACGCGGCGGCGAGCTTGGCGACGTCAACCTGATTGCGCGCCGCGTCGGCGTGATCAATTTCCTGACCGCCGCCTCGCCGGCCTACCTCGAACGTTATGGCGTGCCGCAGCATCCGCGCGACCTCGAACGCCATCGCTGCGTGAACTACTTTTCGGCCAAGACGGGCAAAACCTTCGATTGGGATTTCCGGCGCGGCGAGGAACGCATCGACATTGCCATGCGCGGCGTGATTGCGCTGAATGACTCGCATACCTATGTGCAGGCTGGGCTGGCAGGCCTGGGCGTGATCCAGATGACCGACTACCTGCTGTTGCAGCATGTCGCCGCGGGACGCATGGTACAGCTGCTGCCTGACTGGACCAGCGAGCCGCTGCCGGTGCATATCGTCTATCCGCAGAATCGCCACCTGTCGGCCAAGGTGCGGGTCTTCGTGGAGTGGGTGTCGGACCTGTTCGCAAACCATCCACAGATGCGCATCCGCGCTGCGGACCAGCCCGCGCCGCCCGTGCCGGGCGCGGTGATGAACGCTGCGGCGGCTGCAGTATCGTCAGCCGGGGCCCTGCTGTAG